From Halorubrum salinarum, the proteins below share one genomic window:
- a CDS encoding ABC transporter substrate-binding protein, which produces MRRQRTQRISRRKVLAGSAAGTSLLLAGCAGGGDGGDGSGGDGSDGSDGSDGSDGGDGGDGGSAPTLYFAQAKGPLDMDPVVMNDVPSAQIAGRIFDGLYEYGDGVSLEPKIAADMPTVERDGTRFIVPIREDAQFQNGDPVTAEDVVHTMMAPIEEETQNASEVDMIDTGEVVDETTAQFDLKYPYGAFTIAMARSVVNASVRQEDTEAYNMDPVTSGPFKLSEWEPESYATLERWDDYWDSENLPEIGTVEFEPIVEQTTRVTELETGNVDIIESIPPQLYETVEANQSATLTEEPGIGYFYLAFNCGEGPTSDPLVREAVDYCVSMDQAVENFVEPAGVRQNSPFPSSISEEWDFPTDEWSDIQHEQDLEEAQALFEEAGVPMDYNWRIIVPPDDKREQIGISIGDGLQNAGFQNVEVQRLDWGTFLDAYVTGNEDDYNMYTLGWSGSPDPDTFAYNLLSKETEGVTNGTFHDYEEASQKLTQARESADREERRQLYIEATTSLLEGRVHLPAYNLNNSYGVRNVVEGFSSHPISTEIQLDGVTVTR; this is translated from the coding sequence ATGCGTCGACAACGCACACAACGAATTTCGCGACGAAAGGTCCTCGCCGGCAGCGCGGCCGGCACCTCGCTCCTGCTCGCCGGGTGTGCCGGCGGCGGAGACGGCGGCGACGGGTCCGGCGGCGACGGCAGTGACGGGTCCGACGGCAGCGACGGGTCCGACGGCGGCGACGGCGGCGACGGCGGCAGCGCCCCGACCCTGTACTTCGCGCAGGCGAAGGGCCCGCTCGACATGGACCCCGTGGTCATGAACGACGTGCCGTCCGCGCAGATCGCCGGGCGGATCTTCGACGGCCTCTACGAGTACGGCGACGGCGTCAGCCTGGAGCCGAAGATTGCCGCGGACATGCCCACCGTCGAGCGCGACGGCACGCGGTTCATCGTCCCGATCCGCGAGGACGCCCAGTTCCAGAACGGCGACCCGGTCACCGCCGAGGACGTCGTTCACACGATGATGGCGCCCATCGAGGAGGAGACGCAGAACGCCTCCGAGGTGGACATGATCGACACCGGCGAGGTCGTCGACGAGACCACCGCGCAGTTCGACCTCAAGTACCCGTACGGCGCGTTCACGATCGCCATGGCGCGGAGCGTCGTCAACGCCTCCGTGCGCCAGGAGGACACCGAGGCGTACAACATGGACCCGGTCACCTCCGGGCCGTTCAAGCTCAGCGAGTGGGAGCCGGAGAGCTACGCGACGCTCGAACGGTGGGACGACTACTGGGACAGCGAGAACCTGCCGGAGATCGGTACGGTCGAGTTCGAGCCGATCGTCGAGCAGACGACGCGCGTCACCGAGCTCGAGACCGGGAACGTCGACATCATCGAGTCGATCCCGCCGCAGCTGTACGAGACGGTCGAGGCGAACCAGAGCGCGACGCTGACCGAGGAGCCGGGCATCGGGTACTTCTACCTCGCGTTCAACTGCGGCGAGGGACCGACGAGCGACCCGCTCGTCCGCGAGGCGGTCGACTACTGCGTCTCGATGGACCAGGCGGTCGAGAACTTCGTCGAGCCGGCCGGCGTCCGTCAGAACAGCCCGTTCCCGTCCTCGATCTCCGAGGAGTGGGACTTCCCGACCGACGAGTGGTCCGACATCCAGCACGAGCAGGACCTCGAGGAGGCGCAGGCGCTGTTCGAGGAGGCCGGCGTCCCGATGGACTACAACTGGCGGATCATCGTGCCGCCGGACGACAAGCGCGAACAGATCGGCATCTCCATCGGCGACGGGCTCCAGAACGCTGGCTTCCAGAACGTCGAAGTCCAGCGCCTCGACTGGGGCACCTTCCTCGACGCGTACGTCACCGGCAACGAGGACGACTACAACATGTACACCCTCGGTTGGTCCGGCTCGCCGGACCCGGACACGTTCGCGTACAACCTGCTGAGCAAGGAGACGGAGGGCGTGACGAACGGGACGTTCCACGACTACGAGGAGGCCTCGCAGAAGCTGACGCAGGCCCGCGAGTCGGCCGACCGCGAGGAGCGGCGGCAGCTCTACATCGAGGCGACGACCTCGCTGCTCGAAGGGCGCGTCCACCTCCCGGCGTACAACCTGAACAACTCCTACGGCGTGCGCAACGTCGTGGAGGGCTTCAGCTCGCACCCGATCTCGACGGAGATCCAGCTGGACGGCGTCACCGTGACCCGGTAA
- a CDS encoding ABC transporter ATP-binding protein, with protein MSEPLLSVRDLKTQFFTEDGTVRAVDGISFDVNEGEIVGLVGESGAGKSVATSSILRLVDSPGEIVGGEIEFKGETIFGLEEGDDGELRPRDEMLTEEEMRKRIRGREIAIIFQDPMESLNPVFTVGGQLREFIEINRDLGAQEAKEEAIDMLREVGIPAPESRYDEYPHQFSGGMRQRVLIAMALACQPDLIIADEPTTALDVTVEGEILEMVKELQEKYDTSFIWVTHDMSVVAEICDRVNVMYLGEIIEQAEVDDLFYDTKHPYTSALLDSMPRPDRTVDELRPIQGVMPEAIDPPSGCRFHSRCPEAREVCREVHPEPRDLSEAGEPPHTAACVKHDAFEVGYDESPAIETEATGGFSAGLTETGGEAE; from the coding sequence ATGAGCGAACCACTACTCAGCGTACGCGATCTCAAGACACAGTTCTTCACCGAGGACGGGACGGTCCGCGCCGTCGACGGCATCTCCTTCGACGTCAACGAGGGGGAGATCGTCGGGCTCGTCGGCGAGTCGGGCGCGGGCAAGTCCGTCGCGACCTCCAGTATCCTCCGGCTCGTGGACAGCCCCGGCGAGATCGTCGGCGGCGAGATCGAGTTCAAAGGCGAGACGATCTTCGGCCTCGAAGAGGGCGACGACGGCGAGTTGCGCCCGCGCGACGAGATGCTCACCGAAGAGGAGATGCGGAAGCGGATCCGCGGCCGCGAGATCGCGATCATCTTCCAGGACCCGATGGAGTCGCTGAACCCCGTGTTCACGGTCGGGGGACAGCTCCGGGAGTTCATCGAGATCAACCGCGACCTGGGGGCCCAGGAGGCGAAGGAAGAGGCGATCGACATGCTCAGAGAGGTGGGGATCCCGGCGCCGGAGTCCCGGTACGACGAGTACCCCCACCAGTTCTCCGGCGGGATGCGACAGCGCGTGCTGATCGCGATGGCGCTGGCCTGCCAGCCCGACCTGATCATCGCCGACGAGCCGACGACCGCGCTCGACGTGACGGTCGAAGGCGAGATCCTAGAGATGGTCAAGGAGCTCCAGGAGAAGTACGACACCTCGTTCATCTGGGTCACCCACGACATGAGCGTCGTCGCGGAGATCTGCGACCGGGTGAACGTGATGTACCTCGGCGAGATCATCGAGCAGGCGGAGGTCGACGACCTGTTCTACGACACGAAACACCCGTACACCTCGGCGCTGCTCGACTCGATGCCGCGCCCCGACCGGACGGTCGACGAACTCAGACCGATCCAGGGGGTGATGCCGGAGGCGATCGACCCGCCCTCGGGCTGTCGGTTCCACTCGCGGTGTCCCGAGGCCAGGGAGGTGTGCCGGGAGGTCCACCCCGAGCCGCGGGACCTGAGCGAGGCGGGCGAGCCGCCCCACACCGCGGCGTGCGTGAAACACGACGCGTTCGAGGTCGGCTACGACGAGAGCCCGGCGATCGAGACGGAGGCCACCGGCGGGTTCTCCGCCGGCCTCACCGAGACCGGGGGTGAGGCGGAATGA
- a CDS encoding transcription initiation factor IIB, with product MSDARSTRVRSPRTETDDAATTDRAATADRAAVAERSPTGDESRTADEAGDRETCPECGGRTRVEDAERVCADCGLVVEADRIDHGPEWRSFDDEDTDPKRTGAPLTRSRHDRGLSTEIGRSTKVKGRKRRRLARMRTQHNRAQISTKRDRNKVYAYTEIRRLTGVLELPDSVRDSACALFDSAQEESLLRGRSLEGFAAACVYVACRTADVARTVGEVCAEAKATEAEHRAAFDAMNRELGLPIAPSGPAEYLPRFASDLGCDPAVERRAGELAERAVEEGIANGRNPVGVAAACLYTAARELDAECTQQEAADAAGVTPVTVRRTYVDLTEE from the coding sequence ATGAGTGACGCACGCTCTACCCGCGTTCGTTCGCCCCGGACCGAGACCGACGACGCCGCGACGACGGACCGCGCGGCGACCGCCGACCGCGCCGCCGTCGCGGAGCGGAGCCCGACCGGCGACGAGAGCCGGACGGCCGACGAGGCCGGCGACCGCGAGACGTGCCCGGAGTGCGGCGGCCGCACGCGCGTCGAGGACGCGGAGCGCGTCTGCGCCGACTGCGGGCTGGTCGTCGAGGCCGACCGGATCGACCACGGCCCCGAGTGGCGGTCGTTCGACGACGAGGACACGGACCCGAAACGCACCGGCGCCCCGCTGACGCGGTCGCGCCACGACCGCGGCCTCTCGACGGAGATCGGTCGGTCGACGAAGGTGAAGGGGCGCAAGCGCCGGCGGCTCGCCCGGATGCGGACCCAGCACAACCGCGCGCAGATCTCGACGAAGCGCGACCGCAACAAGGTGTACGCCTACACCGAGATCCGCCGGCTCACCGGCGTCTTGGAGCTGCCCGACAGCGTCCGCGACAGCGCCTGCGCGCTGTTCGACTCCGCACAGGAGGAGAGCCTGCTCCGCGGCCGCTCGCTCGAGGGGTTCGCCGCGGCCTGCGTCTACGTCGCCTGCCGCACCGCCGACGTGGCCCGCACCGTCGGCGAGGTGTGCGCCGAGGCGAAGGCGACGGAGGCCGAGCACCGGGCCGCCTTCGACGCGATGAACCGCGAGCTCGGCCTCCCCATCGCGCCGAGCGGCCCCGCGGAGTACCTCCCGCGGTTCGCCAGCGACCTCGGCTGCGACCCGGCCGTCGAGCGCCGCGCCGGCGAGCTGGCCGAGCGCGCCGTCGAGGAGGGGATCGCGAACGGCCGCAACCCGGTCGGCGTCGCGGCCGCCTGCCTCTACACCGCGGCCCGCGAGCTCGACGCCGAGTGTACCCAGCAGGAGGCCGCCGACGCGGCCGGCGTGACGCCGGTGACCGTCCGGCGGACGTACGTCGACCTGACGGAGGAGTGA
- a CDS encoding HFX_2341 family transcriptional regulator domain-containing protein: MDTSVPSVAERRVHVVPLGYERDRIVEPLRRHGADVAYLLVDAPDRDGDRGDVDFDAAGAADPADTRVDPDGLTDYQREAWTAAAEFAEVRPIPVALADVYDVLGVTTTVAARHRAGAEDGDRLFGNVSTGPRIAAVGVALACMIVGARPYSVEPERHRHDRREEPLTEGVARTVDLPIYPMDAPTTDQVAVLGRLHERAEENVTTDKWNLIEWARERDLTFLREAGESRTAKYRALETHVLSPLRERGYVELEDIGRSDTVRLTEIGRRVFFAFKHKIDG, encoded by the coding sequence ATGGACACCTCGGTCCCCAGCGTCGCCGAACGCCGCGTCCACGTGGTCCCGCTCGGCTACGAGCGCGACCGGATCGTCGAACCCCTCCGGCGCCACGGCGCCGATGTCGCCTACCTCCTCGTCGACGCCCCCGACCGCGACGGGGACCGCGGCGACGTGGACTTCGACGCGGCCGGCGCCGCCGACCCCGCGGACACCCGCGTCGACCCCGACGGGCTCACCGACTACCAGCGCGAGGCGTGGACGGCCGCCGCCGAGTTCGCCGAGGTCCGGCCGATCCCCGTCGCGCTCGCGGACGTGTACGACGTGCTCGGCGTGACGACGACGGTCGCCGCCCGCCACCGCGCGGGCGCCGAGGACGGCGACCGCCTCTTCGGGAACGTCTCGACCGGGCCGCGGATCGCCGCGGTCGGCGTCGCGCTGGCCTGTATGATCGTCGGCGCGCGCCCGTACAGCGTCGAGCCCGAGCGCCACCGGCACGACCGGCGCGAGGAGCCGCTCACCGAGGGCGTCGCCCGAACCGTCGACCTCCCGATCTACCCGATGGACGCTCCCACCACCGATCAGGTGGCCGTCCTCGGTCGGCTCCACGAGCGCGCCGAGGAGAACGTCACCACCGACAAGTGGAACCTGATCGAGTGGGCGCGCGAGCGCGACCTCACGTTCCTGCGCGAGGCCGGCGAGAGCCGGACCGCGAAGTACCGCGCGCTGGAGACGCACGTGCTCTCGCCGCTGCGCGAGCGCGGCTACGTCGAGTTGGAGGACATCGGCCGGTCGGACACCGTCCGGCTCACCGAGATCGGTCGCCGCGTCTTCTTCGCGTTCAAACACAAGATCGACGGGTGA
- a CDS encoding ABC transporter permease, with translation MSLLRYTLRRFAQAIPVLIGIVTITFFLANQIPGDPVDIMLGPTPAQEQVEAIRAQYGLDRPIHVRYFAYLSSVATGDLGLSIYYDRPVLEMIILRLPVTLLLMLSAFAFAIVTAIPLGVISAKRRNEPADHVSRIISLIGVSTPSFWIGLVLIIVFAFHLGWFPARGLVLPWESPANVRGAATQVEVIRQSAHHLFLPMIGLGTLQMAQITRIERSSMVDSLQGEYVKLARAYGVPESTIVRKHAFQVAQLPVITIIGLGLSTALGGAVLTETVFGIQGMGRLIITAIQNQDYQLIMGTTLVFGFVYVVGVIITDITYSYLDPRVTYGDE, from the coding sequence GTGAGTTTACTTCGGTACACACTCCGGCGGTTCGCACAGGCGATACCCGTACTGATAGGTATCGTGACGATAACCTTTTTCCTGGCAAACCAGATCCCCGGCGACCCGGTCGACATCATGCTCGGGCCGACGCCGGCCCAAGAGCAGGTCGAGGCGATCCGCGCCCAGTACGGCCTCGACCGGCCGATACACGTGCGGTACTTCGCGTACCTCAGCAGCGTCGCGACGGGCGATCTCGGCCTCAGTATCTACTACGACCGCCCCGTCCTCGAGATGATCATCCTCCGGCTCCCGGTCACGCTGCTGCTCATGCTGTCCGCGTTCGCGTTCGCCATCGTCACCGCCATCCCGCTCGGCGTGATCTCGGCGAAGCGGCGGAACGAGCCGGCCGACCACGTCTCCCGTATCATCTCGCTGATCGGCGTCTCGACCCCGTCGTTCTGGATCGGGCTGGTGTTGATCATCGTCTTCGCGTTCCACCTCGGGTGGTTCCCCGCGCGGGGGCTCGTCCTCCCGTGGGAGAGCCCGGCGAACGTCCGCGGGGCGGCGACGCAGGTGGAGGTGATACGCCAGTCGGCGCACCACCTCTTCCTGCCGATGATCGGGCTCGGAACGCTTCAGATGGCCCAGATCACCAGGATCGAGCGCTCGTCGATGGTCGACTCGCTCCAAGGCGAGTACGTGAAACTCGCCCGCGCGTACGGCGTGCCCGAGTCGACGATCGTCCGCAAGCACGCGTTCCAGGTGGCGCAGCTGCCGGTGATCACCATCATCGGGCTCGGGCTCTCGACCGCGCTCGGCGGCGCCGTCCTCACGGAGACCGTCTTCGGGATCCAGGGGATGGGGAGGCTGATCATCACGGCGATCCAGAATCAGGACTACCAGCTGATCATGGGGACGACGCTCGTGTTCGGGTTCGTCTACGTGGTCGGCGTGATCATCACGGACATCACGTACAGCTACCTCGACCCGCGGGTCACCTACGGTGACGAGTAA
- a CDS encoding GTPBP1 family GTP-binding protein, whose protein sequence is MSADRSALRRAIERGERDGGAIEFKERLTREVHLADGRMESLVAQLRHRVLSGDGEATYVLGVTDDGGLAGISPEAFSETMDVLSLLADEADAHIADAETWSAGDGGDGDEAGLVGLATLRDGGVFEADEDHLVVGTAGHVDHGKSTLVGTLVTGRADDGEGGTRGFLDVQPHEVERGLSADLSYAVYGFADDADEPVRMDNPHRKADRAGVVEAADRLVSFVDTVGHEPWLRTTIRGLVGQKLDYGLLVVAADDGPTKTTREHLGILLATELPTVVAVTKADAVSEDRLAEVEREVESMLRDAGQTPLLVGRHGVDTAVAEVGDGVVPLLRTSAVTKDGIETLDRLFERLPKRATPDRETFRMYVDRSYKVTGVGAVASGTVNSGTVETGDELLLGPMPDGSFREVEARSIEMHYHRVDKATAGRIVGIALKGVDEAEIERGMALVPRDAEPDPVREFDAEVMVLNHPTRIQEGYEPVVHLETVSEAAAFFPEEGRLLPGDTGEARVRFKFRPYLIEEGQRFVFREGSSKGVGTVTDTGGDGPSSGGR, encoded by the coding sequence ATGAGCGCTGACCGGTCCGCCCTCAGGCGGGCCATCGAGCGCGGCGAGCGGGACGGCGGCGCGATCGAGTTCAAGGAGCGGCTTACGCGGGAGGTCCACCTCGCGGACGGGCGCATGGAGTCGCTCGTGGCCCAGCTCCGCCACCGCGTCCTCTCCGGGGACGGCGAGGCGACCTACGTCCTCGGCGTGACCGACGACGGGGGGCTCGCCGGGATCTCCCCGGAGGCCTTCTCCGAGACGATGGACGTGCTCTCCCTCCTGGCCGACGAGGCGGACGCCCACATCGCCGACGCCGAGACGTGGAGCGCCGGCGACGGCGGCGACGGCGACGAGGCGGGGCTCGTCGGTCTCGCGACGCTCCGCGACGGCGGCGTGTTCGAGGCCGACGAGGACCACCTCGTGGTCGGCACCGCGGGCCACGTCGACCACGGGAAGTCGACGCTGGTCGGCACGCTGGTCACCGGGCGCGCCGACGACGGCGAGGGCGGGACGCGCGGCTTCCTCGACGTCCAGCCCCACGAGGTCGAGCGCGGCCTCTCGGCGGACCTCTCGTACGCCGTGTACGGGTTCGCCGACGACGCCGACGAGCCGGTGCGGATGGACAACCCGCACCGGAAGGCCGACCGCGCGGGCGTCGTGGAGGCGGCCGACCGGCTCGTCTCCTTCGTCGACACCGTCGGGCACGAGCCGTGGCTCCGGACGACGATCCGCGGGCTGGTGGGACAGAAGCTCGACTACGGGCTCTTAGTCGTCGCCGCCGACGACGGCCCGACGAAGACGACCCGCGAGCACCTCGGGATCCTCCTCGCCACCGAGCTCCCGACCGTCGTCGCGGTCACGAAGGCGGACGCCGTGAGCGAAGACCGGCTCGCCGAGGTGGAACGCGAGGTCGAGTCGATGCTGCGCGACGCCGGGCAGACGCCGCTGCTCGTCGGCCGGCACGGGGTCGACACCGCGGTCGCGGAGGTGGGCGACGGCGTCGTCCCCCTGCTGCGGACCAGCGCGGTGACGAAGGACGGGATCGAGACGCTCGACCGCCTGTTCGAGCGGCTGCCGAAGCGGGCGACGCCCGACCGCGAGACGTTCCGGATGTACGTCGACCGCAGCTACAAGGTGACGGGCGTGGGCGCGGTGGCGTCGGGCACGGTGAACTCGGGGACCGTCGAGACCGGCGACGAGCTCCTGCTCGGTCCCATGCCAGACGGCTCCTTCCGCGAGGTCGAGGCGCGGTCGATCGAGATGCACTACCACCGGGTCGACAAGGCGACCGCCGGGCGGATCGTCGGCATCGCGCTGAAGGGCGTCGACGAGGCCGAGATCGAGCGCGGGATGGCCCTGGTCCCTCGCGACGCGGAGCCGGACCCGGTCCGCGAGTTCGACGCCGAGGTGATGGTGCTCAACCACCCGACCCGGATCCAGGAGGGGTACGAGCCCGTGGTCCACCTGGAGACCGTCTCCGAGGCGGCGGCGTTCTTCCCGGAGGAGGGCCGCCTGCTCCCGGGCGATACGGGCGAGGCGCGCGTCCGCTTCAAGTTCCGCCCGTACCTGATCGAGGAGGGGCAGCGGTTCGTCTTCCGCGAGGGGTCGAGCAAGGGGGTCGGGACCGTGACGGACACCGGCGGCGACGGGCCGTCGTCGGGCGGGCGCTGA
- a CDS encoding ABC transporter permease has protein sequence MSVNSATSDDDTPDDGDGSGGPEEVEARVGLRYTLKQVRQDTTARIGTYIVGFMTFVAIFAAFDYYVLDYAIAEAVLYNPETDPGNVRRLLPPVGMENQFGQGVIEHPLGTDHRGRDLLSRTIYGTRIAMTVGFLATAIGLGGGTVIGAVSGYYGGWIDDVLQRVTETIYAIPFLVLVIAFMTAFGRNLTFAMIGVGITAVPVFNRLIRSRVVSIREEDYVEAARAAGVKDRNIIFRHIIPNSFAPVLVQATLQVGVSILIVAGLSFLGFGAQPPTPSWGQMLSASRGYMLPAPTFSIFPGIAILITVIGFNILGDGLQDALDPRINN, from the coding sequence ATGTCTGTTAACAGCGCGACTTCGGACGACGACACGCCGGACGACGGCGACGGGAGCGGCGGGCCCGAGGAGGTCGAGGCCCGCGTCGGCCTGCGGTACACGCTCAAGCAGGTCAGACAGGACACGACGGCGCGGATCGGGACCTACATCGTCGGGTTCATGACGTTCGTCGCGATCTTCGCCGCGTTCGACTACTACGTCCTCGATTACGCGATCGCGGAGGCGGTCCTGTACAACCCCGAGACCGACCCGGGGAACGTCCGGCGGCTCCTCCCGCCGGTCGGCATGGAGAACCAGTTCGGGCAGGGGGTCATCGAACACCCGCTCGGCACCGACCACCGCGGTCGCGACCTGCTCTCCCGGACCATCTACGGGACGCGGATCGCGATGACGGTCGGGTTCCTCGCGACCGCCATCGGCCTCGGCGGCGGCACCGTCATCGGCGCCGTCTCCGGCTACTACGGCGGCTGGATCGACGACGTGCTCCAGCGCGTCACCGAGACCATCTACGCGATCCCGTTCCTCGTGCTGGTCATCGCGTTCATGACCGCGTTCGGGCGGAACCTCACGTTCGCGATGATCGGCGTCGGGATCACGGCGGTCCCGGTGTTCAACCGGCTCATCCGGTCTCGCGTCGTCTCCATCCGCGAGGAGGACTACGTCGAGGCCGCCCGGGCCGCCGGGGTGAAAGACCGGAACATCATCTTCCGGCACATCATCCCCAACAGCTTCGCGCCGGTGCTGGTCCAGGCGACGCTCCAGGTCGGCGTGAGCATCCTCATCGTCGCCGGCCTCTCGTTCCTCGGCTTCGGCGCGCAGCCGCCGACGCCGTCGTGGGGGCAGATGCTGTCCGCCTCGCGCGGCTACATGCTCCCCGCGCCGACGTTCAGCATCTTCCCCGGCATCGCCATTCTGATCACCGTCATCGGCTTCAACATTCTCGGCGACGGCCTCCAGGACGCCCTCGATCCGCGGATCAACAACTGA
- a CDS encoding dihydroneopterin aldolase family protein, whose product MATDAQQACFEAGIKFGSLYHQFAGTPVSTSSTRSLEAAMAEAIENQPHCAAVDVTVHDDRVADAIDHENGYTELTGSLMDVRMRIEYAGVTVRTRMEMEDGYPLMKLVEVVDGGGSPGAADPNA is encoded by the coding sequence ATGGCAACCGACGCCCAGCAGGCGTGTTTCGAGGCGGGGATCAAGTTCGGCTCGCTGTACCACCAGTTCGCCGGCACGCCCGTCAGCACGTCGAGCACGCGGAGCCTGGAGGCGGCGATGGCGGAGGCCATCGAGAACCAGCCGCACTGCGCGGCCGTCGACGTGACGGTCCACGACGACCGCGTCGCCGACGCCATCGACCACGAGAACGGCTACACCGAACTCACCGGCTCGCTGATGGACGTCCGGATGCGGATCGAGTACGCAGGCGTCACCGTCCGCACCCGGATGGAGATGGAGGACGGCTACCCTCTAATGAAACTGGTCGAAGTGGTCGACGGCGGCGGGTCGCCGGGAGCCGCCGACCCGAACGCTTAG
- a CDS encoding ABC transporter ATP-binding protein, with translation MSRVGPPESDPEALLQVRDLCKYFDNESGLLAGVELDDEFPYVSRSTSDVRAVDGVSFDIKEGETLGLVGESGCGKSTLARTVLRLLEPTSGSVYFQGEDLAELSGEPLRRMRKDMQMIFQDPQSSLDPRMKVGPIVEEPMKAHDMLDEEGREARAKELLEKVGLDPQHYNRYPHAFSGGQRQRVNLARALSVNPDFIVCDEPVSALDVSIQAQVLNTMEELQEEFDLTYLFIAHDLSVIRHISDRVAVMYLGNIVELADKEELFENPKHPYTRALLDAIPVPDPRSGGRTALLSGDVPSPIDPPSGCRFRTRCPEVIQPDEYDMSDDAWRNVVAFQRAVDRREFEETDPDALRSRYFGDAAPSGEAGTLLDEALGHIERDEFDEAERILVERFADRSVCATTTPAYEVPSDLTDGRHYAACHLRRDEALASDVDEAAADAAARRGAEAPEADD, from the coding sequence ATGAGCCGGGTCGGCCCGCCGGAGTCGGACCCCGAGGCGCTGTTACAGGTCCGCGACCTCTGTAAGTACTTCGACAACGAGAGCGGCCTGCTGGCCGGCGTCGAGCTCGACGACGAGTTCCCGTACGTCTCGCGGTCGACCTCCGACGTGCGCGCCGTCGACGGCGTGAGCTTCGACATCAAGGAGGGGGAGACCCTCGGGCTCGTCGGCGAGTCCGGCTGCGGGAAGTCGACGCTGGCGCGCACCGTCCTCCGGCTGCTCGAACCGACCAGCGGGAGCGTCTACTTCCAGGGCGAGGACCTCGCCGAGCTGTCCGGCGAGCCGCTGCGGCGGATGCGGAAGGACATGCAGATGATCTTCCAGGACCCGCAGTCCTCGCTCGACCCCCGGATGAAGGTCGGGCCCATCGTCGAAGAGCCGATGAAGGCCCACGACATGCTCGACGAGGAGGGCCGTGAGGCCCGCGCCAAGGAGCTGTTAGAGAAGGTCGGGCTCGACCCGCAACACTACAACCGGTACCCGCACGCGTTCTCCGGCGGGCAGCGCCAGCGCGTGAACCTCGCGCGGGCGCTGTCGGTGAATCCGGACTTCATCGTCTGCGACGAGCCCGTGTCGGCGCTCGACGTGTCGATCCAGGCGCAGGTGCTGAACACGATGGAGGAGCTCCAAGAGGAGTTCGACCTGACGTACCTGTTCATCGCGCACGACCTGAGCGTCATCCGCCACATCTCCGACCGCGTGGCGGTGATGTACCTCGGGAACATCGTCGAGCTGGCCGACAAAGAGGAGCTGTTCGAGAACCCGAAGCACCCGTACACCCGGGCGCTGCTGGACGCCATCCCCGTCCCGGACCCGCGGAGCGGCGGGCGGACCGCGCTTCTCTCCGGCGACGTGCCGTCGCCGATCGACCCGCCCTCCGGCTGCCGGTTCCGGACGCGGTGTCCGGAGGTGATCCAGCCGGACGAGTACGACATGAGCGACGACGCCTGGCGGAACGTCGTGGCGTTCCAGCGGGCGGTCGACCGCCGGGAGTTCGAGGAGACCGACCCCGACGCGCTCCGGTCGCGGTACTTCGGGGACGCGGCGCCGAGCGGCGAGGCCGGCACCCTGCTCGACGAGGCGCTCGGGCACATCGAGCGCGACGAGTTCGACGAGGCCGAGCGGATCCTCGTCGAACGGTTCGCGGACCGGAGCGTCTGCGCGACGACGACGCCGGCCTACGAGGTGCCGTCCGACCTCACCGACGGCCGTCACTACGCCGCGTGTCACCTGCGTCGCGACGAGGCGCTCGCGAGCGACGTGGACGAGGCCGCGGCGGACGCCGCGGCCCGCCGCGGCGCGGAAGCGCCCGAAGCGGACGACTGA